Proteins from a single region of Amycolatopsis sp. CA-230715:
- the glgP gene encoding alpha-glucan family phosphorylase encodes MRAVRRFTVRPSLPEPLTGLTALATNLRWTWHPPTRDLFASMDDELFRRIRDPLRMLTAVSAGRLAELAADETFLARANEVTENLREYLTAPRWYQERSAEVGGLPAAVAYFCMEFGVHEALPNYSGGLGVLAGDHLKAASDLGVPLIGVGPLYRAGYFRQSLSLDGWQVEHYPVIDPSGLPLQLLTEPSGAPVMVGVAMPGGRELRAQIWQASVGRIPLLLLDTDIEENDEDLRGVTDRLYGGDADHRIRQEILAGIGGMRAVRRYCALTGHPQPEVFHTNEGHAGFLGLERARELMNTSGLEFDDVFPAVRAGTVFTTHTPVPAGIDRFPVDLVQRYFGDGRLLPKLDLRRVLALGAEDNPGLFNMAHMGLRLAQRANGVSALHGRVSRRMFGGLWPGFDDDEVPISAVTNGVHGPTWVAREMTELLDGDYDRLGRDGGLGLRDKVTDEQLWALRRDLRQKLVAEVRRRVRASWLQRGASPLELGWVDSVFDPDVLTVGFARRVPTYKRLTLMLRDPERLRALLLDEQRPVQLVVAGKSHPADEGGKALIQQIVRFVDDPAVRRRIVFLPDYDMSMARYLYRGCDVWLNNPTRPLEACGTSGMKSALNGGLNLSIKDGWWDECYDGSNGWAIPTADGITDPLRRDDLEAAALYDLLAQQVVPLFYDRGPSGVPQGWLSRIWHTLDTLGPRVQASRMVREYVDTCYGPAAETVTAAVADGFAGSRSLAQYQQKMALSWRSVRLFDSELVVEPPDALVVGHEIRVRARIDLAGLEPSDVEVQAVVGRVGDTDDLEDPVAVTMEATGIGEFTASLELPQAGSLGYTVRILPKHPLLATHAELGKVILA; translated from the coding sequence ATGCGAGCAGTGCGCCGGTTCACCGTCCGCCCCAGCCTCCCCGAACCGCTCACGGGCCTCACCGCGCTGGCCACCAACCTGCGCTGGACGTGGCATCCGCCGACGCGGGACCTCTTCGCGTCCATGGACGACGAGCTGTTCCGCCGGATCAGGGACCCGCTGCGGATGCTCACCGCGGTCTCCGCGGGCAGACTCGCGGAGCTGGCCGCCGACGAGACCTTCCTCGCACGCGCCAACGAGGTCACCGAGAACCTGCGCGAATACCTGACCGCGCCGCGGTGGTACCAGGAGCGTTCCGCCGAAGTGGGCGGCCTGCCCGCCGCGGTGGCGTACTTCTGCATGGAGTTCGGCGTGCACGAGGCGCTGCCGAACTACTCCGGCGGCCTCGGTGTCCTCGCGGGCGACCACCTGAAGGCGGCGTCCGATCTCGGCGTGCCGTTGATCGGGGTCGGCCCGCTCTACCGCGCGGGGTACTTCCGGCAGTCGCTGTCCCTCGACGGCTGGCAGGTCGAGCACTACCCGGTGATCGATCCGAGCGGGCTGCCGCTGCAGCTGCTGACCGAGCCGTCCGGTGCGCCGGTCATGGTCGGCGTCGCGATGCCGGGCGGGCGCGAGCTGCGGGCGCAGATCTGGCAGGCGAGCGTCGGCCGGATCCCGCTGCTGCTGCTCGACACGGACATCGAAGAGAACGACGAGGACCTTCGCGGCGTCACGGATCGGCTCTACGGCGGCGACGCGGACCACCGGATCCGCCAGGAGATCCTCGCCGGGATCGGCGGTATGCGGGCGGTGCGCCGGTACTGCGCGCTGACCGGGCACCCGCAGCCGGAGGTCTTCCACACCAACGAAGGGCACGCGGGATTCCTCGGTCTCGAACGCGCGCGCGAGCTGATGAACACCAGCGGGCTCGAGTTCGACGACGTCTTCCCCGCGGTGCGCGCGGGCACGGTGTTCACCACGCACACCCCGGTGCCCGCCGGGATCGACCGGTTCCCGGTCGACCTCGTGCAGCGCTACTTCGGCGACGGCAGGCTGCTGCCCAAGCTCGACCTCCGCCGCGTGCTCGCGCTGGGCGCCGAGGACAACCCGGGGCTGTTCAACATGGCGCATATGGGTTTGCGGCTCGCGCAGCGCGCGAACGGGGTCTCCGCTTTGCACGGGCGGGTCTCACGGCGCATGTTCGGCGGCCTGTGGCCCGGTTTCGACGACGACGAGGTGCCGATTTCCGCCGTCACCAACGGTGTCCACGGTCCGACCTGGGTGGCGCGGGAGATGACCGAGCTGCTCGACGGCGACTACGACCGGCTCGGCCGCGACGGCGGGCTCGGCCTGCGCGACAAGGTCACCGACGAGCAGCTGTGGGCGCTGCGGCGCGACCTGCGCCAGAAACTGGTCGCCGAGGTGCGCCGCCGCGTGCGCGCGTCGTGGCTGCAGCGCGGCGCTTCCCCGCTCGAACTCGGCTGGGTCGACTCGGTGTTCGATCCGGACGTGCTGACCGTCGGGTTCGCGCGCCGCGTGCCCACCTACAAGCGGCTGACGCTGATGCTGCGCGACCCGGAACGGCTCCGCGCGCTGCTGCTCGACGAACAGCGCCCGGTGCAGCTCGTGGTCGCGGGCAAGTCGCACCCGGCCGACGAGGGCGGCAAGGCGCTGATCCAGCAGATCGTGCGGTTCGTCGACGATCCGGCGGTGCGCAGGCGGATCGTGTTCCTGCCCGACTACGACATGTCGATGGCGCGCTACCTCTACCGCGGCTGCGACGTGTGGCTCAACAACCCCACCCGCCCGCTCGAAGCGTGCGGTACGTCGGGGATGAAGTCCGCGCTCAACGGCGGGCTCAACCTGTCCATCAAGGACGGGTGGTGGGACGAGTGCTACGACGGCAGCAACGGCTGGGCGATCCCGACCGCCGACGGCATCACCGACCCGCTGCGCCGCGACGACCTCGAAGCCGCCGCGCTCTACGATCTGCTTGCGCAGCAGGTGGTTCCGCTGTTCTACGACCGGGGGCCGTCCGGTGTGCCGCAGGGCTGGCTGTCGCGGATCTGGCACACCCTGGACACGCTGGGCCCGCGCGTGCAGGCGTCGAGGATGGTCCGCGAATACGTGGACACCTGCTACGGCCCTGCCGCGGAAACGGTCACCGCCGCCGTCGCCGACGGGTTCGCCGGGTCCCGTTCTTTGGCCCAGTACCAGCAAAAGATGGCACTGTCGTGGCGCAGCGTGCGGCTCTTCGACTCCGAACTCGTGGTGGAGCCACCGGACGCGCTGGTGGTCGGCCACGAGATCAGGGTGCGCGCCAGGATCGACCTCGCCGGGCTCGAACCGTCCGATGTGGAGGTTCAGGCCGTGGTGGGCAGGGTCGGCGACACCGACGACCTCGAGGACCCGGTGGCGGTGACCATGGAGGCCACCGGGATCGGGGAGTTCACCGCGTCGCTGGAACTGCCGCAGGCCGGTTCGCTCGGGTACACGGTGCGGATCCTGCCGAAGCACCCGCTGCTGGCCACGCATGCCGAACTAGGCAAAGTCATCCTGGCCTGA
- a CDS encoding GNAT family N-acetyltransferase, with the protein MSDEDFGEYLRDAIDRYALAQVAAKVCGPEDAKAVAVKTYEKLLPNGVGTHGHHLYNAFNAMEKVGMIWLAEQDRVRKTGFIYDVIVVNALRRRGIGLAILRAGEGMARLMGLETLRLHVVGDNFAARGLYRKAGFGEASVVMVKELSDPIEQRT; encoded by the coding sequence ATGAGCGATGAAGATTTCGGAGAATATCTCCGGGATGCGATCGACCGCTACGCCCTGGCGCAGGTCGCAGCGAAGGTCTGCGGTCCGGAGGATGCGAAGGCTGTCGCTGTGAAGACCTATGAAAAACTTTTGCCTAATGGCGTGGGTACACATGGACACCATTTGTATAATGCTTTCAATGCGATGGAGAAAGTGGGTATGATATGGCTCGCCGAGCAGGATCGAGTTCGTAAGACCGGTTTCATCTACGATGTCATCGTCGTGAATGCCCTGCGGCGTCGTGGAATCGGGCTCGCGATACTTCGGGCGGGAGAAGGGATGGCTCGGCTCATGGGTCTGGAGACCCTGCGGCTGCACGTCGTCGGAGACAACTTCGCCGCGAGAGGGCTGTACCGCAAAGCGGGCTTCGGCGAAGCGTCGGTGGTCATGGTCAAGGAACTGTCCGATCCGATCGAACAACGGACGTGA
- a CDS encoding response regulator transcription factor, translating to MQKEESVRLLVVDDEPHIADLVATVARYEGWQAVTAGTGADALEKAASFGPDIVVLDLMLPDFDGFTVLERLREGGRAVPVVFLTAKDATADRITGLTRGGDDYLVKPFSVEELMARLRAVLRRSTGPAWKRSVIEVADLVLDEDTREVRRAGREVSLTPTEYELLRYLMRRSPAVLTKAQILDHVWEYDFGGKSNVVELVVSHLRRKVDDGGEPLIHTVRGVGYVVREVTR from the coding sequence GTGCAGAAAGAGGAGTCCGTGCGGTTGCTCGTCGTCGACGACGAACCGCACATCGCCGATCTCGTCGCCACCGTCGCCCGGTACGAGGGCTGGCAGGCGGTCACGGCGGGTACCGGCGCCGACGCGCTGGAGAAGGCCGCGTCGTTCGGGCCCGACATCGTCGTGCTGGACCTCATGCTGCCCGATTTCGACGGGTTCACCGTGCTGGAGCGCCTGCGTGAGGGCGGCCGCGCGGTACCGGTGGTGTTCCTGACCGCGAAGGACGCGACGGCGGACCGGATCACCGGGCTGACCAGGGGCGGTGACGACTACCTCGTCAAACCGTTCTCCGTGGAGGAGCTGATGGCGAGGCTGCGCGCGGTGTTGCGCCGCAGCACCGGGCCCGCGTGGAAGCGCTCCGTGATCGAGGTCGCCGATCTCGTGCTCGACGAGGACACCAGGGAGGTCCGCCGCGCGGGCAGGGAGGTTTCGCTCACGCCGACCGAGTACGAGCTGCTGCGCTACCTCATGCGTCGCTCGCCCGCCGTGCTGACGAAGGCGCAGATACTGGACCACGTCTGGGAATACGACTTCGGCGGTAAGTCCAATGTGGTCGAACTGGTCGTTTCGCACCTGCGCCGCAAGGTGGACGACGGCGGTGAACCGCTGATCCACACCGTGCGCGGCGTCGGGTACGTGGTGCGCGAGGTGACGCGGTGA
- a CDS encoding zinc-binding dehydrogenase gives MKAVSIQAFGDPGGLAVIDIPVPAPGRGQVLVATEAIGVGGVDVLIRSGALAARGFRKGFIPGSEVAGTVTAVGDGVDEAWAGRRVWAFTGSGGYAGQAVVPSKKPSPSPANLSSVDSVALGTSGVVAYSGLAHAHFTPGESVLVRGAAGSIGTMTVQLAVRGGVGAVAVTTSSAERGERLRELGATHVLDRQGDGDGPAGYDVIIDVVAGADLPSFLDLLNPNGRMVAVGAIGGQPSADFGTKLISAFKKSLSFGTFSADTVPAPDRRAVQADQVTTASRGELSTVVHEALPLEKAALAHRKMDAGEVFGRIVLTP, from the coding sequence GTGAAAGCGGTTTCGATCCAGGCGTTCGGCGATCCCGGCGGCCTGGCGGTGATCGACATCCCGGTTCCCGCTCCCGGCCGGGGGCAGGTGCTCGTCGCCACCGAGGCGATCGGCGTCGGCGGAGTCGACGTCCTGATCCGGAGCGGCGCTCTCGCCGCTCGGGGCTTCCGGAAAGGGTTCATCCCCGGCAGCGAGGTGGCCGGCACCGTGACCGCGGTCGGCGACGGCGTCGACGAGGCGTGGGCCGGCCGGCGCGTGTGGGCGTTCACGGGCAGCGGCGGTTACGCCGGCCAAGCGGTCGTCCCGTCGAAGAAGCCGTCCCCCTCCCCCGCGAATCTGTCCTCTGTGGACTCGGTGGCGCTCGGGACTTCCGGTGTGGTGGCCTATTCCGGCCTCGCCCACGCCCACTTCACTCCCGGGGAGTCGGTGCTGGTACGCGGCGCGGCGGGCAGCATCGGGACCATGACGGTGCAACTCGCTGTCCGTGGCGGAGTCGGTGCGGTGGCGGTGACGACGTCGTCGGCCGAGCGCGGCGAGCGCCTGCGCGAACTCGGCGCGACGCACGTACTGGACCGCCAAGGCGACGGCGACGGTCCAGCGGGCTACGACGTCATCATCGATGTCGTGGCCGGTGCGGACCTGCCGTCCTTCCTCGACCTCCTCAACCCGAACGGCCGCATGGTCGCCGTCGGCGCGATCGGCGGCCAGCCGTCAGCGGACTTCGGCACGAAACTGATCTCGGCGTTCAAGAAATCGCTGTCGTTCGGCACCTTCAGCGCCGACACCGTGCCCGCGCCCGACCGGCGCGCCGTGCAGGCCGACCAGGTCACCACCGCGAGCCGCGGCGAACTGAGCACGGTGGTGCACGAAGCGCTGCCACTGGAGAAAGCCGCGCTGGCGCACCGGAAAATGGACGCGGGCGAAGTGTTCGGCCGGATCGTGCTCACCCCGTAG
- a CDS encoding neutral zinc metallopeptidase translates to MFAGGVRRPVAVVTAAVLALGLAACGSSSDDEGTISPGTVSGLPVSHFQSGLRSDAPSPDLKVKNVSAEESDKLAMATIADVSSFWDAKLPENFGTKFEPVKQLTSYESNGPNQTTGCGDTKKQINAFYCGADDSVAWDRGVLLPMLLKKFGPMAVVVVLGHEFGHAVQYRVQDQAGISRTTPTIVKEQQADCFAGTYFRWIAEDKSKYFRVSTSEGLSQVMAAMYMIRDQAGGSATEQGAHGSAFDRTYAFQLGFEKTPKDCAGINLENTKARITEKVFAQGKDKNQKGDSRIDEDVIGKLKKSLDGAFSGAGAQPPQIVADGGSCPNGPSTPPASYCPATNTVSIDLPALQALGKPALSDEEKTESDPGGMGDFAVFAEVASRYTQGIQKAVGASIDNTNAGLRTACLVGAWAAVTNQKGQELRLSPGDLDEAIGDLLQPTSLVAADVNGKRVDSGFARVESMRRGFMEGSPSCSQLYG, encoded by the coding sequence ATGTTCGCAGGGGGCGTGCGGCGGCCGGTGGCCGTCGTGACCGCAGCCGTGTTGGCCCTCGGGCTCGCGGCGTGCGGATCATCATCGGACGACGAGGGCACGATTTCGCCCGGCACGGTGTCGGGGCTGCCGGTCTCCCATTTCCAGAGCGGTCTCCGCTCGGACGCGCCTTCACCGGACCTCAAGGTCAAGAACGTCTCCGCCGAGGAGTCCGACAAGCTCGCGATGGCCACCATCGCGGACGTGTCCTCGTTCTGGGACGCGAAACTGCCCGAGAACTTCGGCACCAAGTTCGAACCGGTCAAGCAGCTGACCTCGTACGAGTCGAACGGCCCGAACCAGACGACCGGCTGCGGTGACACCAAGAAGCAGATCAACGCGTTCTACTGCGGCGCCGACGACTCCGTCGCCTGGGACCGCGGCGTCCTGCTGCCGATGCTGCTCAAGAAGTTCGGCCCGATGGCCGTCGTGGTCGTGCTCGGCCACGAATTCGGCCACGCGGTGCAGTACCGGGTCCAGGACCAGGCCGGGATCAGCCGCACCACGCCGACGATCGTCAAGGAGCAGCAGGCCGACTGCTTCGCGGGCACCTACTTCCGGTGGATCGCCGAGGACAAGAGCAAGTACTTCCGGGTGTCCACTTCGGAGGGTCTGAGCCAGGTGATGGCCGCGATGTACATGATCCGCGACCAGGCCGGCGGTTCCGCGACCGAGCAGGGCGCGCACGGATCGGCGTTCGACCGCACCTACGCCTTCCAGCTCGGCTTCGAAAAGACCCCGAAGGACTGCGCGGGGATCAACCTGGAGAACACGAAGGCCAGGATCACCGAGAAGGTGTTCGCGCAGGGCAAGGACAAGAATCAGAAGGGCGACTCGCGGATCGACGAGGACGTCATCGGCAAGCTCAAGAAGAGCCTCGACGGCGCGTTCTCCGGTGCCGGCGCGCAGCCGCCGCAGATCGTCGCCGACGGCGGGTCGTGCCCGAACGGGCCGAGCACGCCGCCAGCGTCCTACTGCCCGGCGACCAACACGGTGAGCATCGACCTGCCCGCGCTGCAGGCGCTCGGCAAGCCCGCGCTGAGCGACGAGGAGAAGACCGAGTCGGATCCCGGCGGCATGGGCGACTTCGCGGTGTTCGCCGAGGTCGCGTCGCGGTACACCCAGGGCATCCAGAAGGCCGTCGGCGCGTCGATCGACAACACCAACGCGGGCCTGCGCACGGCGTGCCTCGTCGGCGCGTGGGCCGCGGTCACGAACCAGAAGGGCCAGGAGCTGCGGCTGTCACCCGGTGACCTCGACGAGGCGATCGGCGACCTGCTGCAGCCGACCAGCCTGGTCGCCGCCGACGTGAACGGCAAGCGCGTGGACAGCGGGTTCGCCAGGGTGGAGTCGATGCGCCGCGGCTTCATGGAAGGCTCGCCGAGCTGCTCCCAGCTCTACGGCTGA
- a CDS encoding T3SS effector HopA1 family protein, translated as MTRTELVSGSDRRLSAEISDVLPQIAVDLTSLTVEVRGEVCTAGTLAALRADLARLIYRRFHQGLAENGHADAESARDRRFEQQAADLVPHEFRQSRAVPMKSEGGSMLVGVNGVRVWVPKAHVYDEGVGSGADDIGVLLPAARPMLSPGYLLVDSSRQQAWTSEDPVLRVYVGLSDTDTALLTWRKILRDLENENFGYRAKLLVRAKNYPQRDAIVVYLRPEAKGALPVVRRAVSSAGGASERTSPFARQVAAGVAIAWEPDGGQVRSRRLSFGEHRSRAVADGIVDHALQATHPLSDIVASALVAANIDPSEPYRNLNSPELDQSFLDGASCPCPGCQ; from the coding sequence TTGACGAGGACAGAATTGGTCAGCGGTAGCGATCGCCGGTTGAGCGCGGAAATATCCGATGTGCTGCCCCAGATCGCGGTCGACCTCACGAGTCTTACCGTGGAGGTCAGGGGTGAGGTGTGCACGGCAGGTACTTTGGCTGCCCTTCGCGCCGACCTCGCGCGCTTGATTTACAGACGGTTTCATCAGGGGCTCGCGGAGAATGGTCATGCTGATGCTGAATCGGCCCGTGATCGACGATTCGAACAACAGGCGGCCGACTTGGTTCCGCACGAATTCCGGCAAAGTCGTGCTGTTCCGATGAAGTCCGAGGGCGGATCGATGCTGGTTGGCGTGAACGGAGTGCGGGTTTGGGTTCCGAAAGCGCACGTCTATGACGAAGGTGTCGGATCCGGCGCGGACGATATCGGAGTGCTCCTGCCCGCGGCGAGGCCGATGCTGTCACCCGGTTACCTGCTCGTCGACAGCTCTCGCCAGCAGGCTTGGACTTCGGAAGACCCGGTGCTCCGTGTCTACGTTGGGCTGTCGGACACCGACACCGCCCTTCTCACCTGGCGGAAAATCCTGCGTGATTTGGAGAACGAGAACTTCGGCTATCGGGCGAAGCTGTTGGTTCGGGCGAAAAACTATCCGCAAAGGGATGCCATCGTGGTGTACCTGCGCCCCGAAGCGAAGGGCGCCCTGCCCGTGGTTCGTCGTGCGGTGTCCTCAGCGGGCGGCGCGAGCGAGAGGACTTCGCCTTTCGCTCGACAGGTCGCGGCTGGGGTGGCCATCGCATGGGAGCCCGACGGCGGCCAGGTGCGGTCGCGACGGCTCAGCTTCGGAGAACACAGGTCGAGGGCCGTGGCCGACGGTATCGTCGACCACGCACTCCAGGCGACCCATCCGCTGAGTGACATCGTTGCTTCGGCGCTCGTAGCCGCGAACATCGACCCTTCCGAACCGTACCGAAACCTGAATTCGCCCGAACTGGACCAAAGTTTCCTGGACGGGGCTTCCTGCCCATGTCCAGGATGTCAATAA
- a CDS encoding tetratricopeptide repeat protein: MTHPRGSAANSAALSAALSGAVDLSGLKARAEAPRPQQQAGAPAASGPPADGAAVIDVTEATFQADVVERSLQQLVVVDLWAEWCGPCKQLSPVLERLAADSGGAWVLAKVDVDANPRIAQLFGAQSIPTVVAIGGGQPVDAFSGALPEPEIRKWLDALLDALRDKLPGIRAAEQARDGDAEPEEDPRFTEAEDAFERGDFAAAEAAYQRILDAEPGNELAKAALTQVRFAERANEADPSAVERAEANPGDLDAQTAAADYELAEGKVDDAFARLIAVVRRTAGPDRNRVREHLVGLFELFDAADERVMKARRDLASALF, from the coding sequence GTGACACATCCACGCGGATCAGCAGCGAACTCAGCGGCGTTGTCGGCCGCGCTTTCCGGCGCGGTCGACCTGTCCGGGCTGAAGGCCCGCGCCGAGGCGCCCCGACCCCAGCAGCAGGCGGGCGCGCCCGCGGCGAGTGGCCCGCCCGCGGACGGTGCCGCCGTCATCGACGTCACCGAGGCCACCTTCCAGGCCGACGTGGTCGAGCGCTCCTTGCAGCAGCTCGTGGTCGTCGACCTGTGGGCCGAGTGGTGCGGTCCCTGCAAGCAGCTCAGCCCGGTGCTGGAGCGGCTCGCGGCCGACTCCGGCGGTGCCTGGGTGCTGGCCAAGGTCGACGTGGACGCGAACCCGAGGATCGCGCAGCTCTTCGGCGCGCAGTCGATCCCGACCGTGGTGGCGATCGGCGGCGGCCAGCCGGTGGACGCGTTCTCCGGCGCGCTGCCCGAGCCGGAGATCCGCAAGTGGCTCGACGCCCTGCTCGACGCGTTGCGGGACAAGCTGCCCGGGATCAGGGCCGCCGAGCAGGCGCGCGACGGCGACGCCGAGCCCGAGGAAGACCCCCGGTTCACCGAAGCCGAAGACGCCTTCGAGCGCGGTGACTTCGCCGCCGCCGAGGCCGCTTACCAGCGCATTCTCGACGCCGAGCCGGGCAACGAGCTGGCGAAGGCCGCGCTGACGCAGGTCCGCTTCGCCGAGCGCGCGAACGAGGCGGACCCGTCCGCGGTCGAGCGCGCGGAGGCGAACCCGGGCGACCTGGACGCGCAGACCGCGGCCGCCGACTACGAGCTGGCCGAGGGCAAGGTCGACGACGCCTTCGCGCGGCTCATCGCGGTCGTCCGGCGCACCGCCGGTCCGGACCGCAACCGCGTGCGCGAGCACCTCGTCGGCCTGTTCGAGCTGTTTGACGCGGCCGACGAGCGGGTCATGAAGGCCAGGCGGGACCTCGCTTCCGCCCTGTTCTAG
- a CDS encoding phosphotransferase — translation MVDEALGAFGHGRFLADTVITPPGRNQNFAGVTTSGAAVFAKLMDPDRPGSQRALRRAVCFEALYEGNALNSHLRWPRTIGFTNSPAVHLTEWFPSARTGAQVADADQFGPELCRAAGAALGELHGARFVDDAPPESSAKVFPALDFFTGLSLPYYTSCSGGLLQMWALLQSDRELHAALGRVRSGAVVPVPTHGDIRLDQFLVTDEGALLLVDWEEFGMGDPAQDVGAFVGEWIHRIVSAGLKEALGSGEGGFSDTVMAECVERSLDKAKANIKEFWGSYRESAKGEDPDFVDRVVACCGWHLFDRVLAAVAGQCELAAPSRAGRYRAWLASEPQAFRGADRT, via the coding sequence GTGGTTGACGAAGCTCTCGGCGCGTTCGGCCACGGCAGATTCCTGGCCGACACCGTCATCACCCCGCCGGGGCGCAACCAGAACTTCGCTGGCGTTACCACCAGCGGTGCAGCCGTTTTCGCGAAACTAATGGACCCGGATCGCCCCGGTTCCCAGCGAGCATTGCGGCGTGCCGTCTGTTTTGAAGCCCTGTATGAGGGGAACGCGCTCAACAGCCATTTGCGCTGGCCCCGGACAATCGGATTCACAAACAGTCCTGCGGTGCACCTGACGGAATGGTTCCCGTCAGCGAGGACGGGTGCCCAGGTCGCAGATGCTGACCAGTTCGGACCGGAGTTGTGCCGTGCCGCAGGTGCTGCCTTGGGGGAGCTCCATGGTGCGAGGTTCGTCGACGACGCCCCACCTGAATCATCCGCCAAGGTCTTTCCGGCGTTGGATTTCTTCACTGGTCTCAGCCTGCCCTACTACACCTCCTGCAGTGGCGGTTTGCTCCAGATGTGGGCTCTGCTCCAGAGCGACCGTGAGCTACACGCCGCTTTGGGACGAGTCCGTTCCGGTGCGGTTGTGCCGGTGCCGACCCATGGGGATATCCGGCTGGACCAGTTCTTGGTCACCGATGAGGGGGCTTTGCTCCTTGTGGACTGGGAAGAGTTCGGCATGGGTGATCCGGCACAAGATGTCGGCGCGTTCGTGGGTGAATGGATTCACCGTATTGTCTCGGCTGGTCTGAAAGAAGCGCTCGGTTCGGGTGAAGGAGGCTTCTCGGACACCGTGATGGCCGAGTGTGTGGAGCGGTCTCTCGACAAGGCCAAGGCGAATATCAAGGAGTTCTGGGGGAGCTACCGGGAGAGTGCGAAAGGCGAGGATCCCGATTTCGTCGACCGGGTGGTCGCCTGCTGCGGTTGGCATCTTTTCGATCGGGTACTGGCGGCTGTGGCAGGCCAATGTGAACTCGCTGCACCGTCGCGCGCTGGCCGGTACCGGGCGTGGCTTGCTTCTGAACCCCAGGCGTTTCGTGGAGCTGATCGGACTTGA
- a CDS encoding TetR/AcrR family transcriptional regulator — protein MTDRLPQPLRADARDNRERILASARALFAADGLDVPMRKIARRAGVGPATLYRRFPTKQALVTEAFEDQMQVCRAIVDEGLADPDPWHGFRTVIEKLFESHVHDRGFTEAFLTAFPEAIDFDAARASILRSAAELARRAKETGHLRPDFVLDDLILVFMANQGIQAKTTAAAVAASRRFAALAIQAFQVSPERAPLPPPGRLELVVGHR, from the coding sequence GTGACCGATCGTCTGCCTCAGCCGTTGCGCGCCGACGCCAGGGACAACCGCGAACGCATCCTCGCCTCGGCCCGCGCGCTGTTCGCCGCCGACGGGCTGGACGTGCCGATGCGGAAGATCGCCCGGCGCGCCGGGGTCGGCCCGGCCACCCTGTACCGCCGCTTCCCGACCAAGCAGGCGTTGGTCACGGAGGCGTTCGAGGATCAGATGCAGGTCTGCCGCGCGATCGTCGACGAGGGGCTCGCCGATCCGGACCCGTGGCACGGGTTCCGCACGGTGATCGAGAAGCTCTTCGAGTCGCATGTGCACGATCGCGGATTCACGGAGGCCTTCCTCACCGCCTTTCCCGAGGCGATCGACTTCGACGCGGCCCGCGCGTCGATCCTGCGGTCGGCCGCCGAACTGGCCCGCCGCGCCAAGGAAACCGGTCACCTCCGCCCCGATTTCGTCCTGGACGACCTGATCCTCGTGTTCATGGCGAACCAGGGAATCCAGGCCAAGACGACGGCCGCCGCCGTCGCGGCTTCCCGGCGCTTCGCCGCACTCGCGATCCAGGCGTTCCAGGTTTCCCCCGAGCGCGCGCCGCTACCGCCGCCGGGGCGGCTGGAACTCGTGGTGGGGCACCGCTGA